In Acidobacteriota bacterium, one genomic interval encodes:
- a CDS encoding xanthine dehydrogenase family protein subunit M: MKAFEWVNPTTVAEAVKQLSTQVSDPKEAPRPLAGGQDLLTTMKDYITQPVRVVNLKSIPGLNKIEGDAKKGLKIGALVTLSQLEEHPEIRKNFPAIAEAAHSVASPQIRNLGTIAGNLCQRPRCWYFRLEHVVCLKKGGDQCYAEAGENKYNAILGGGPSYIVHPSDLAPALVALGASVVIVGSNGNRTVELEKFFKLPSQGDLLRENVLADNELITEIQVPASPMASRSTYLKFKERESLDFALSAVAAAVELDAAGKVKQARLVLGGVAPTPWRVPKAESYLVGKKLDEATLQEAAKLALEGAQPLLHNQYKVPLTQTLVRRALNQLGDGKSA; this comes from the coding sequence ATGAAGGCATTTGAATGGGTAAATCCAACCACCGTCGCTGAAGCCGTCAAACAGCTTTCGACCCAGGTGAGCGACCCGAAAGAAGCGCCGCGGCCTCTGGCTGGTGGTCAGGACCTGTTGACGACCATGAAAGATTACATCACGCAGCCGGTGCGCGTGGTCAACCTCAAATCCATTCCTGGACTGAATAAAATTGAGGGCGATGCCAAAAAAGGACTCAAAATCGGGGCTCTGGTGACGCTCTCACAGTTGGAAGAACATCCAGAGATTCGCAAAAACTTTCCCGCCATTGCCGAAGCCGCTCATTCAGTGGCTTCACCGCAGATTCGAAATCTCGGCACCATTGCCGGCAATCTGTGTCAGCGTCCCCGGTGCTGGTATTTTCGGCTGGAACACGTCGTCTGTCTGAAAAAAGGCGGTGACCAGTGCTATGCCGAAGCGGGTGAAAACAAATACAACGCGATTTTGGGTGGCGGACCGTCCTATATTGTCCATCCATCTGATTTGGCGCCGGCACTGGTGGCACTTGGCGCCAGCGTGGTCATTGTTGGATCAAATGGGAATCGAACGGTCGAACTTGAGAAATTTTTCAAGCTTCCAAGCCAGGGAGACCTGCTCCGGGAAAACGTTCTGGCCGACAATGAACTCATCACCGAAATTCAGGTGCCGGCATCGCCGATGGCCAGCCGTTCAACCTACTTGAAATTCAAGGAACGGGAATCGCTGGATTTTGCGCTGTCTGCCGTGGCCGCAGCCGTTGAACTGGACGCGGCTGGGAAGGTCAAACAGGCCCGGCTGGTTCTGGGTGGCGTGGCCCCAACGCCGTGGCGGGTTCCAAAAGCCGAAAGCTATCTGGTTGGGAAAAAACTGGACGAGGCGACGCTCCAGGAAGCCGCCAAACTGGCCCTGGAAGGCGCCCAACCACTTTTGCATAACCAGTACAAGGTACCGTTGACCCAGACGCTGGTTCGACGAGCCCTGAACCAGCTTGGCGACGGTAAATCAGCCTAA
- a CDS encoding type II toxin-antitoxin system RelE/ParE family toxin, whose amino-acid sequence MSFKLVIRHKAKNDIFAVFRWYKAHHPGLEEDWLAAVDAALVRITQFPLAYPVVYKEVRRMVINRFPYHLFFTVQGKSVRVLTCLHARRDPDSP is encoded by the coding sequence ATGAGTTTCAAGCTGGTCATCCGGCACAAGGCGAAAAACGACATCTTTGCCGTCTTTCGCTGGTACAAGGCCCACCACCCTGGTCTGGAAGAGGACTGGTTGGCGGCGGTTGATGCGGCACTGGTCCGGATTACCCAATTCCCACTGGCGTATCCGGTTGTCTATAAAGAAGTTCGGCGAATGGTGATCAATCGCTTTCCCTACCACCTGTTTTTCACGGTTCAGGGTAAAAGCGTCCGGGTGCTCACGTGCCTCCACGCCAGACGTGATCCGGATTCACCCTGA
- a CDS encoding (2Fe-2S)-binding protein, producing MADKPDQPDTKPGLLPNLSRRKFLAGAGLAGAGAVIADKIYSEIKGESSSTAVEANNVPAGAIPVTLTVNGTNRTVTVEPRTTLLCALRDHAEPPVTGPKLVCDQGTCGACTVLLDDKPVYGCLVLAVDAVGKKITTVEGLGAPDNMSPLQASFVEQDAMMCGFCTPGFVTTISAYLKQNPNPTTDQIREACKGNFCRCGTYPKVFEAALSSVKGQRRAASDLFAKFGEEA from the coding sequence ATGGCTGACAAACCTGATCAACCGGATACCAAACCGGGGCTGCTTCCAAATCTCAGTCGGCGGAAATTTCTCGCCGGCGCTGGCCTGGCCGGTGCTGGTGCCGTCATCGCTGATAAAATCTATTCAGAAATCAAAGGGGAATCATCTTCAACTGCTGTTGAAGCCAATAACGTCCCGGCTGGTGCCATTCCGGTCACATTGACGGTGAACGGCACGAACCGGACGGTTACGGTTGAACCCCGAACCACCCTGCTGTGTGCTTTGCGTGACCATGCCGAGCCACCCGTAACTGGGCCCAAACTGGTATGTGACCAGGGAACGTGCGGTGCATGCACGGTCCTGCTTGATGATAAACCTGTGTATGGATGTCTGGTTCTGGCGGTGGATGCTGTTGGAAAAAAAATCACGACGGTCGAAGGGCTTGGCGCCCCCGACAATATGAGTCCGCTCCAGGCATCGTTTGTTGAACAAGACGCCATGATGTGTGGATTTTGCACTCCAGGGTTTGTCACCACGATTTCCGCCTATTTGAAGCAAAACCCAAATCCAACCACCGACCAGATTCGCGAAGCCTGTAAAGGCAATTTCTGCCGATGCGGCACCTATCCCAAGGTCTTTGAAGCGGCTCTGTCATCAGTCAAAGGGCAACGTCGAGCAGCTTCTGACCTGTTTGCCAAATTTGGAGAGGAGGCATAA
- a CDS encoding addiction module protein has product MNVELRESILQMSPADRIALALEIWESVEAEAAELPLTQAQKAELDWSLADVEANPDDELSWDAAKAELRSRP; this is encoded by the coding sequence ATGAACGTGGAATTGCGTGAATCAATTTTGCAGATGAGTCCGGCGGACCGGATTGCCCTGGCCTTGGAAATCTGGGAAAGCGTGGAAGCCGAAGCCGCCGAATTGCCGCTGACTCAGGCTCAAAAAGCCGAACTGGACTGGAGTTTGGCCGATGTGGAAGCCAACCCGGATGATGAACTGAGTTGGGACGCCGCCAAAGCCGAACTGAGGTCACGGCCATGA
- a CDS encoding xanthine dehydrogenase family protein molybdopterin-binding subunit, which produces MQDQPKPKRKIKVPRVVNGIETMVEIEVDDTSGPGWGPNDRHRLLNKRIPRVDGPVKATGTAQYSYDVKLPGMLYGRILGSPHARARVTSLDLSGAEKIKGVKAAISAREEVRYEGEPVAAVAAITPELAEDAIRAIKVTYEVLPHTVTAKDALRPNSPKVFEEGNVEPQGKQGDPAKVAAAFAGCDAVIEADYQTPMVHHACLETHGVVVDYRGGDTATIYASTQGTFTVSGDAAKELGLQQSAVTTVVEHMGGGFGAKFGLGLEGSLACRLSKKTSAPVKMMLTRKNEFLMAGTRSGSWQKLKGGARKDGTLVALQATQYKLGGLGDGSQAGQPYVYKVENFYREIAALHTNLDSSRAFRAPGHPQASYAIESLIDELAYKLELDPVEFRKKNLTDPVYHRQLDRGAKEIGWSKRNPKPGGTPGPRKRGMGCAVGVWGGGGRPQCQVDVTITRDGLVTVAVGTQDLGTGTRTYVRAIVAEELGLTLNDVTEKIGRSTLGAANPSGGSTTAASLAPAVKDAAFKARTTVAEKVAPVMGAKPEEVTFLNGKVIAGARPLGWKQACAALPPAGITVRGEWKPGLSENGVHGACFAEVEVDVETGHIKPIKMVHVQDIGLPLNRLAVESQINGGMIQSLGMALYESRVVDSQLGITLNPGFGDYKLPGSLEMPELIPIIDDEDTREAVIGVGEPALIPAVGALANAVFHACGVRVRELPITPDKILMGLFK; this is translated from the coding sequence ATGCAGGACCAACCGAAACCAAAGCGCAAAATCAAGGTGCCGCGGGTTGTAAACGGCATCGAAACCATGGTTGAAATTGAAGTTGATGACACATCTGGTCCCGGGTGGGGGCCCAATGACCGCCATCGCCTTCTGAACAAACGCATTCCTCGGGTTGATGGACCCGTCAAAGCAACCGGAACCGCTCAGTATTCCTATGATGTGAAGTTGCCCGGAATGCTCTATGGCCGGATTTTGGGTTCGCCACACGCCCGGGCCAGAGTGACAAGCCTGGATTTGAGTGGAGCTGAAAAAATCAAAGGCGTGAAAGCGGCCATCAGTGCCAGGGAAGAAGTTCGATATGAAGGCGAACCGGTGGCTGCCGTAGCCGCCATCACACCCGAACTGGCCGAAGATGCCATTCGGGCCATTAAAGTGACCTATGAAGTTCTGCCACATACAGTCACGGCTAAAGATGCCCTCCGGCCAAATTCTCCGAAAGTCTTTGAAGAAGGAAATGTCGAACCACAAGGAAAACAAGGGGATCCAGCCAAAGTGGCGGCGGCTTTCGCCGGGTGTGATGCCGTGATTGAGGCTGATTACCAAACACCGATGGTTCATCATGCCTGTCTGGAAACCCACGGCGTTGTGGTTGACTATCGCGGTGGTGATACGGCCACGATTTATGCTTCAACCCAGGGCACGTTCACCGTTTCGGGTGATGCCGCCAAAGAGCTTGGGTTGCAACAAAGCGCGGTCACCACAGTGGTGGAGCACATGGGCGGTGGTTTTGGCGCCAAATTCGGACTTGGCCTGGAAGGGAGCCTGGCCTGTCGGCTTTCGAAAAAAACCAGTGCACCGGTCAAAATGATGCTCACCCGGAAAAATGAGTTTTTGATGGCTGGAACGCGGTCTGGTTCCTGGCAAAAACTCAAGGGCGGTGCCCGCAAAGACGGAACACTGGTGGCGTTGCAGGCGACTCAGTATAAGCTCGGCGGGCTTGGCGATGGGTCACAGGCTGGACAGCCGTATGTGTATAAGGTTGAAAACTTTTATCGTGAGATTGCGGCGCTCCATACCAATCTTGATTCCTCACGAGCGTTTCGCGCCCCAGGTCACCCGCAGGCGTCATATGCGATTGAATCATTGATTGATGAACTGGCCTACAAACTGGAACTGGATCCGGTTGAATTCCGCAAGAAAAACCTGACGGACCCGGTGTATCACCGTCAACTTGACCGAGGCGCCAAAGAAATCGGCTGGAGCAAGCGCAACCCCAAGCCAGGTGGAACCCCTGGACCTCGAAAACGCGGCATGGGCTGTGCAGTTGGAGTCTGGGGCGGTGGTGGCCGGCCTCAATGCCAGGTGGATGTGACGATTACCCGTGATGGACTGGTTACCGTAGCGGTTGGGACACAGGACCTTGGAACTGGAACCCGGACCTACGTCCGGGCGATTGTGGCTGAGGAACTGGGCCTGACGCTCAACGATGTCACCGAAAAAATCGGGCGTTCAACCCTTGGGGCCGCGAATCCGTCGGGTGGTTCAACCACGGCGGCTTCACTGGCGCCTGCCGTCAAAGACGCGGCATTCAAGGCACGGACAACGGTTGCCGAGAAGGTCGCTCCCGTGATGGGGGCCAAACCTGAGGAAGTCACATTTCTGAATGGAAAAGTAATCGCCGGTGCCCGCCCGCTCGGGTGGAAACAAGCCTGTGCGGCGCTTCCGCCAGCCGGAATCACCGTGCGGGGTGAGTGGAAACCGGGCCTTTCTGAAAATGGCGTTCACGGAGCCTGTTTTGCTGAAGTCGAAGTTGATGTCGAAACCGGTCATATCAAGCCGATTAAAATGGTGCATGTGCAGGACATTGGCCTTCCGCTTAACCGGCTGGCGGTTGAAAGCCAGATCAATGGCGGGATGATTCAATCACTTGGGATGGCCCTCTATGAAAGCCGGGTGGTGGATTCGCAACTGGGAATTACCCTCAATCCTGGGTTTGGCGACTACAAGCTGCCAGGATCGCTCGAAATGCCCGAACTCATTCCCATTATTGATGATGAAGACACCCGTGAAGCCGTGATTGGTGTCGGTGAACCCGCGTTGATTCCAGCGGTCGGTGCCCTGGCCAATGCCGTGTTTCATGCCTGCGGCGTTCGAGTCCGCGAACTGCCAATTACACCTGATAAAATTTTAATGGGTTTGTTCAAATAG
- a CDS encoding DUF1326 domain-containing protein has translation MRKKWIAVSVMLLVMVLPGFGSEPKAGAISGDYVEARTASVFAGACHYNGEVVTIGRDAILAWNITSGEWNGVSLAGVKAMAVVESDLNLEKPTGRHQSELVVDSAATEAQAQAVAQALATKYAASLGKVVAIRRLPVSFEHQPTGYQIKAAGFASLTVQPMPNNACCTMPGLVWYAPLVPLQNRKVGYTVNASYEGSQVGMPWSRASENSAFYGTF, from the coding sequence ATGCGAAAGAAATGGATAGCTGTGAGTGTAATGCTGCTGGTGATGGTCCTTCCAGGGTTTGGAAGCGAACCAAAGGCCGGGGCAATTTCAGGTGATTATGTCGAAGCCCGGACGGCAAGCGTCTTCGCCGGTGCCTGTCACTACAATGGGGAGGTGGTCACGATTGGCCGGGATGCCATTTTGGCCTGGAATATTACTTCAGGCGAGTGGAACGGGGTTTCGCTTGCGGGAGTGAAGGCCATGGCGGTGGTGGAAAGTGATCTCAATCTGGAAAAACCGACAGGCCGTCACCAATCAGAACTGGTAGTGGATAGCGCGGCAACCGAAGCCCAGGCTCAGGCCGTCGCCCAGGCCCTGGCCACCAAATATGCCGCATCATTGGGGAAAGTGGTTGCCATTCGCCGGCTCCCAGTTTCTTTTGAACATCAACCAACGGGGTATCAAATCAAAGCGGCTGGGTTTGCTTCATTAACAGTGCAACCGATGCCAAACAATGCCTGTTGCACAATGCCGGGGTTGGTGTGGTATGCACCGTTGGTCCCACTCCAGAATCGGAAAGTGGGTTATACCGTCAATGCCAGCTATGAAGGCAGTCAGGTCGGTATGCCCTGGTCACGCGCCTCTGAAAACAGTGCTTTTTACGGGACATTCTGA
- a CDS encoding type II toxin-antitoxin system Phd/YefM family antitoxin — protein sequence MAGINYIVDQEGNRTAAVLPLPEYSALLEELLEDAALGRLVREIPDDQRTTS from the coding sequence ATGGCTGGAATCAACTACATTGTGGATCAAGAGGGAAACCGCACGGCGGCGGTCCTGCCCTTGCCGGAATATAGTGCTCTCCTTGAGGAATTGCTGGAAGATGCTGCACTGGGTCGCTTGGTTCGGGAAATTCCAGACGACCAGCGCACCACAAGCTAG